CCAGGCGATTGACCACCGCAATGATCGACAGCGCGATGACAAATACCACGCCGACCCATAGCAGGGTATGCAGCATGGCCTCTTCGGGCGGCATGAACGCCGCATCGGGCACAGCACTATCGGTCGTATTGCCAATGAACCCGTCCAGCGAATAGCCGACATTCTGCAGCATATCCGCGCTCATGGTCATGTAGACGATCCAGAAGAGCAGGATATTGGCCAGAGACCCCATGGTCATGGCCTGTGACAGAAACCCTGCCGCAAGAGTCAGCAGAAGCATCAGGGGCAGGCGTAGTCCGGGCTCGGACAGGCTAAGCATCAGGAAAAGGATTGTCAGCCCCGTGCCCGCCACAATCACCGCCCCGCCCATCAGCGCCGTGCTGGTATTGGAGGCTGCGTCATTGCCGGACAGGAAGAAGCAGATGAAGACCAGAACCGGCAGATCGGGGATGCGGAATGTCTCGCCAATCAGGATTGTGACAATCACCTGAAACACGAGCAGGGCCGTATTGCGTGCCCGACCGGGGGATGGCGCCATTTCCTTTTTGAGGAAGGCAAAGGTCGATGGCGTTTCCTCGCGCCAGATCCTTCGCCTTGGCAACACCACCTCCTGCCCGGCGGTGTTCATCGCATCACGACCACAACCAGAGTGCCTCCGATGCGCATCAGGTCAGTCGGCGGATTATCAAGCCGGATACGAACCGGAAAACGCTGTGCGATGCGCACCCAGTTCAGGGTGCGCGGCACCTTGGGCAGACCATTGGCGCTCATCCCCTCATCAGGCACCACACCGGCATTGAGACTCTCAAGTGTGCCACTGATGGGTGTGCCGGGCTGCGCCATGGCATACACCGTCACCTTCTGGCCCGGCGCCAGCCCGGCGAGCTGCGTCTCGCGGAAATTCGCGATGGCCCACCATTTCTCGTCATCGACCAGTGTGAAGACTGGCTTGCCTGTCGTGGCGTATTCACCCGCGGCCACATTCAGGTCTGTCACGATGCCATCACAAGGTGCCCTGACCGTGGTCAGACGCAGGTCACGCTCTGCCTCACGCAAGGCCGCCTGGGCTGCTGCCAGATCGGCACGCAGGGGCGCCACGCTGCGCACGGCCTGGCGGGCGGCCAGGGCGGATTGCAGGGCGGATTGCAGGCTTGCCTCGGCACTGCGTGTTTCAGCCCGCGCCTGATCCAGCGCCTCGCGGGTCACGAAACCCTGCTTC
The sequence above is drawn from the Asaia bogorensis NBRC 16594 genome and encodes:
- a CDS encoding HlyD family efflux transporter periplasmic adaptor subunit, whose translation is MRSLPSRIGGISLLILSLAACVILGFLVLDRLHSRPRTEDAYIAANIVHLAPEVSGRIVSLPVHDNQKVRRGDILYVIDPEPYTYRVQQAQAQVDGLQAQIDVQTSQVSSQISHAGAEASSVTSARARLTLAQATQARLSPLEKQGFVTREALDQARAETRSAEASLQSALQSALAARQAVRSVAPLRADLAAAQAALREAERDLRLTTVRAPCDGIVTDLNVAAGEYATTGKPVFTLVDDEKWWAIANFRETQLAGLAPGQKVTVYAMAQPGTPISGTLESLNAGVVPDEGMSANGLPKVPRTLNWVRIAQRFPVRIRLDNPPTDLMRIGGTLVVVVMR